A part of Paenibacillus sp. 481 genomic DNA contains:
- a CDS encoding alpha/beta fold hydrolase — protein MGVEKARLIKVVSRSTKSKLAVIFVHGLAGDPHGTWRKCEQSPTMMELLGQDPSLLDAEIYSYGYRTGFKPLQYDFKTVAELLHGDIQVDLKGKDIVFVAHSMGGLVVQQYIVNRYEDFDEDNLKSIKGAVYLSVPFHGSGLANVFPKWTVNRQLQSLRKNSPHLAQLEASWNKYVYRGGTEKLPEKLKHDISQLALRGARDRVVAEASSTPLYLGADVVNVDEDHSSICKADPSSTAYKTIRDFVQKTMESQATKPTPMIFHIHGYDKQQYAEQPQVELDWREYFGVYASPRKLPSRENWSAMTTALESAADHWAQNRAATQGYIRIYTKICLSGGVLIGSRFSRVRGAIIEIEQGEYIWSSLKSDPSFIVSPDIWIGNDLKSSRAILVLSVTRDIKEPVHAHLKQTNVQYHTLINVLPPTGVGHDSIASAEQAVAYAVKVKAIVDDLKQRGIEHIDLYLNCPISVAVFVGHHLTAVGPIQVFDFQHPGYVPACLI, from the coding sequence ATGGGCGTAGAGAAAGCAAGGCTAATAAAAGTAGTTTCTCGATCGACGAAAAGCAAGCTTGCGGTTATTTTTGTACATGGTTTAGCGGGCGACCCTCATGGCACATGGAGGAAATGTGAGCAATCCCCAACCATGATGGAATTACTCGGGCAAGATCCATCGTTGCTTGATGCGGAGATTTACAGTTATGGTTATCGGACAGGCTTTAAGCCGCTACAATATGATTTCAAGACGGTAGCAGAGCTGCTACACGGGGATATTCAGGTGGATTTAAAAGGAAAGGATATTGTTTTCGTAGCGCACAGTATGGGTGGATTAGTGGTGCAGCAATATATTGTGAATCGTTACGAAGATTTTGATGAGGACAACTTAAAATCAATAAAGGGTGCTGTTTATTTATCTGTTCCCTTCCACGGATCTGGGCTGGCTAATGTCTTTCCAAAATGGACGGTTAATCGCCAATTACAATCGTTGCGCAAAAACAGCCCTCATTTGGCTCAATTAGAGGCTAGCTGGAACAAGTATGTGTATCGGGGCGGGACAGAGAAGCTGCCCGAGAAGTTGAAACACGACATCTCACAGCTTGCACTGCGCGGAGCGCGGGATAGAGTCGTAGCAGAGGCTTCTTCCACTCCGCTATATTTGGGTGCAGATGTTGTGAATGTTGATGAGGATCATTCAAGCATTTGTAAGGCCGATCCTAGTAGTACGGCATACAAAACGATTCGTGATTTTGTGCAAAAGACGATGGAATCACAGGCGACAAAGCCTACACCTATGATATTTCATATTCACGGGTACGATAAACAGCAGTATGCGGAGCAACCGCAAGTCGAGTTGGATTGGCGCGAATATTTTGGTGTCTATGCCTCACCAAGGAAGCTGCCTTCTAGAGAGAATTGGAGTGCGATGACCACAGCATTGGAGAGTGCTGCTGATCACTGGGCGCAGAACCGAGCTGCTACGCAAGGTTACATACGCATATACACGAAGATTTGCTTGTCTGGTGGGGTTCTAATTGGAAGTAGATTTTCACGTGTAAGAGGAGCAATTATTGAAATAGAGCAAGGGGAGTACATTTGGTCGTCATTAAAGTCTGATCCTTCGTTTATAGTGTCGCCCGACATATGGATAGGAAATGATTTAAAGAGTTCACGCGCTATTTTGGTACTTAGCGTTACTAGGGATATTAAAGAGCCAGTGCATGCTCATTTGAAGCAAACGAATGTTCAATACCATACATTAATCAATGTACTTCCTCCGACTGGAGTAGGACATGATAGCATCGCAAGCGCAGAGCAGGCGGTCGCTTATGCCGTGAAAGTGAAGGCCATTGTGGATGATTTGAAACAACGAGGGATTGAACACATTGATTTATATCTAAACTGTCCGATAAGCGTAGCAGTCTTTGTTGGACATCATTTAACAGCTGTAGGTCCAATACAAGTGTTTGATTTTCAGCACCCAGGCTATGTTCCGGCTTGCCTGATTTAG
- a CDS encoding diadenylate cyclase translates to MKEFEQINKTVYGNLEQILRNLDDRLDLKLYALVLDEKRNCIKTLRVKSVLSGEGGRNTKVIQEEFKEPDEVFKKLGLPLKNLNTDISQVELEVIQSSEISQNSSVPDEAALENRVDLGKNYVSPIKQDFYEWNILYTNSFIIKQDKEISQMKYILSIEYVDANTRNIFLERPQMSFIRMVLDYYFLDYYTVFRDNDLLFLNEDTELESKYKENSAQFLQRMARLFFGKIQEFIICEQSLSNVSGHYIDLSERVRNQNYINNLLEKIDGISTRTYEGESPFGCMLIINENLLANSDLIHFSIKFQNHQPIQLEDARRIRKLLELTNNESDLYLIADDKGIYGVGTINWSELANNLVFKVEFKGLSKYDLLLITTEEKPSTDARVVAEDESRIFKMTTNLEIVPQKLIGISFKNPVIASGGFTSELFKRTMRGQFKNAESITVTDEQIEKLGLVIKKATEQQSGTMVVITDPETAEAELKKLQKQSTPIFPTEISPTFIKHLTSIDGAIYFDTTGSCHAIGVILDGLAHESLGDASRGARFHSAYRYLKKLKDRNKPCVIAIISEDGMVNLIPERVNEAVIRQLVGDMITHIKDDNEDSEEKLQDCEKQLQQFAKETEIDPQHYFKLAFTFYVKSRYLQAAEFYEKGYEVNSKYTSDYLLLVLSYLNYARSIQDEDEKKHEYYMKTLKGIEHVFQHGAESEITIGLYTIRGISLYEVGIGTKGATKKDYFNRALADFTKSIEMQKIDSLFRNHILYQNRGDLYKSMGNWKAAIDDYIDSELIKSQQYTIDLIAELIKEGIPLFFHAQDSYFEKRSEHRDSEALKKLLEEHGAKLDPSHPLVAAGLEKQQPEDEE, encoded by the coding sequence TTGAAGGAGTTTGAACAAATAAATAAGACGGTATATGGAAATCTGGAGCAAATTTTGCGTAATCTTGATGATAGATTGGATTTGAAATTGTATGCACTCGTATTAGATGAGAAGAGAAATTGTATTAAAACACTTCGGGTCAAAAGTGTGTTAAGCGGTGAAGGTGGCCGAAACACGAAGGTCATTCAAGAAGAATTTAAGGAACCCGATGAGGTTTTCAAAAAACTTGGCCTCCCCCTGAAGAATCTGAATACAGATATAAGTCAAGTTGAGCTTGAAGTAATTCAGTCATCTGAAATAAGTCAAAATTCTAGTGTACCTGATGAAGCTGCCCTAGAGAATCGAGTTGATTTGGGGAAAAATTATGTTTCTCCGATTAAACAAGACTTTTATGAGTGGAATATTTTATACACTAACTCCTTTATTATTAAGCAAGATAAAGAAATTTCTCAGATGAAATACATTCTATCAATTGAGTATGTCGATGCTAATACAAGAAATATTTTTCTTGAAAGACCACAAATGTCCTTTATTAGAATGGTCCTAGATTATTATTTTCTAGACTACTACACGGTATTTCGCGATAACGATTTATTATTTCTTAATGAAGATACTGAACTTGAAAGCAAGTATAAAGAAAATAGTGCTCAGTTCCTTCAGCGAATGGCCCGTTTATTTTTTGGGAAAATTCAGGAGTTTATCATATGTGAGCAAAGTTTAAGCAATGTCTCTGGTCATTACATTGATTTATCGGAAAGGGTGAGAAACCAGAATTATATAAACAACTTGCTTGAAAAAATCGATGGCATTTCAACAAGAACGTATGAGGGTGAGAGCCCCTTTGGGTGTATGTTAATTATAAATGAGAATTTGCTGGCAAACAGTGATCTCATTCATTTCTCGATTAAGTTTCAAAATCATCAACCTATTCAATTAGAGGATGCCCGACGCATCCGAAAGCTTCTTGAGCTTACGAACAATGAGAGCGATTTGTACTTGATTGCAGATGACAAAGGCATTTATGGAGTAGGGACAATCAACTGGAGCGAGTTAGCCAATAATCTCGTGTTCAAAGTAGAGTTTAAGGGATTATCCAAATATGATTTGCTACTTATAACAACTGAGGAAAAGCCAAGTACAGATGCTCGTGTTGTTGCTGAAGATGAATCAAGGATATTTAAAATGACCACTAATTTAGAAATTGTGCCTCAGAAGTTAATAGGTATATCATTTAAAAACCCAGTAATTGCGTCAGGAGGCTTCACATCTGAACTGTTTAAACGAACAATGAGGGGCCAATTTAAGAACGCGGAGTCTATCACTGTTACAGATGAACAAATTGAAAAACTGGGGCTTGTCATTAAGAAAGCGACTGAACAGCAAAGCGGTACAATGGTGGTAATTACAGACCCTGAAACTGCGGAAGCTGAGTTGAAAAAGCTGCAAAAACAGTCTACACCAATTTTTCCGACGGAAATAAGCCCGACATTTATTAAACACCTTACATCTATTGACGGTGCGATTTATTTTGATACCACTGGATCTTGTCATGCTATTGGCGTGATTCTTGATGGGCTTGCACATGAGAGTCTAGGAGATGCAAGTCGTGGTGCGAGGTTTCATTCTGCATATCGTTATTTAAAAAAACTAAAAGATCGTAACAAGCCTTGCGTTATTGCGATCATTTCCGAGGATGGGATGGTCAATCTGATTCCAGAGCGTGTAAATGAAGCTGTTATTCGGCAATTGGTTGGGGATATGATTACTCACATCAAAGATGATAATGAAGATAGTGAAGAAAAGCTGCAAGATTGCGAGAAGCAACTTCAACAATTTGCAAAGGAGACAGAAATCGATCCTCAACACTATTTCAAGCTCGCATTTACCTTCTATGTAAAATCACGATATTTACAGGCTGCCGAATTTTACGAAAAGGGATATGAAGTTAATAGTAAATATACCTCAGATTATCTTCTTCTGGTCTTATCATATTTAAATTATGCTAGAAGTATTCAAGACGAGGATGAAAAAAAGCATGAATATTACATGAAAACTTTGAAGGGTATTGAACATGTATTCCAGCACGGTGCGGAATCGGAGATTACTATTGGCCTTTATACTATCCGCGGGATTTCACTTTATGAAGTTGGAATTGGGACTAAAGGAGCTACAAAGAAAGATTACTTCAACAGAGCATTGGCTGATTTTACAAAATCAATAGAAATGCAGAAAATTGATTCGCTCTTTAGAAATCATATACTCTATCAAAATCGAGGTGACTTATACAAGTCAATGGGAAATTGGAAGGCCGCTATTGATGATTATATAGATTCTGAATTAATAAAATCACAACAATATACTATTGATTTAATAGCGGAGCTTATTAAAGAGGGCATCCCATTATTTTTCCATGCTCAAGACAGTTACTTTGAAAAGAGAAGTGAACATCGCGATAGCGAGGCTCTTAAAAAGCTGCTAGAGGAACATGGTGCAAAATTGGATCCTAGCCATCCCTTAGTAGCGGCTGGTTTAGAGAAGCAACAGCCAGAAGACGAAGAGTAA
- a CDS encoding ANT(4')-I family aminoglycoside nucleotidyltransferase: MNINGPMKMSRSERLQTCHEIAERLHEVYGERIIAIGVYGSVSRGTDGPFSDIEMFCVLGEPSESSTPIEFSYEWSSGPWKAEVNVCSADVLLENASTVDGEWPLTHGPFFAPLCLYDPKGFFPTLKEAAESPTKEDFRHAINETLVGEMYEFIGKLRNIHLNGPHTYLPYLAMQFAQYGAMLVGLHNRKLFTTGAMVLPEALELPNLPDGFDDVARMVMSGELTDSSRIVAACERFWSGLEEWAVENGYVIHTARIPF, from the coding sequence ATGAACATAAATGGCCCAATGAAAATGTCGCGAAGCGAAAGGCTTCAAACATGCCATGAGATTGCGGAGAGATTACATGAGGTTTACGGGGAGCGAATCATAGCCATCGGGGTCTACGGCTCTGTTTCCAGAGGTACGGACGGCCCTTTCTCCGATATCGAGATGTTCTGTGTACTAGGCGAGCCTAGTGAGTCTAGTACGCCCATTGAATTCAGCTATGAATGGTCTTCGGGGCCTTGGAAAGCGGAAGTGAACGTGTGCAGCGCGGACGTACTGCTTGAAAACGCCTCTACGGTGGATGGCGAATGGCCGTTGACGCACGGCCCTTTCTTTGCTCCACTTTGTCTATATGATCCGAAGGGCTTTTTTCCAACATTGAAGGAAGCCGCCGAATCACCAACCAAGGAGGATTTCAGGCATGCCATCAACGAAACACTTGTTGGTGAAATGTACGAGTTTATCGGCAAACTTCGAAACATACATCTGAATGGCCCTCACACCTACTTGCCCTACTTGGCTATGCAGTTTGCGCAGTACGGTGCGATGTTAGTGGGATTGCACAATCGGAAGCTGTTCACTACTGGCGCCATGGTTCTGCCAGAGGCATTGGAGCTGCCGAATCTCCCTGACGGATTCGATGATGTTGCGAGGATGGTCATGTCCGGTGAATTAACCGATTCGTCGAGGATCGTTGCAGCCTGTGAGCGTTTTTGGAGTGGTCTTGAGGAATGGGCTGTTGAAAATGGGTACGTCATTCATACCGCGCGAATTCCTTTCTGA
- a CDS encoding HSP90 family protein — MTNMNFQVNLQGIIDLLSNHLYSDPGVFIRELLQNGVDAVTARRRLGQPFDETVKVEVFASAHTLSFSDNGCGLTESEIEQFLARIGSSTKRGDQDGADDFIGQFGVGLLSCFVVSDEIVLITRSALEGDALEWRGKPDGTYSINKIKRNVPIGTTVFLKAKPEYEEYFEYYQVSELLEKYGQFLPIPILLIEDKYERKVNVTNPPWNMDKQEALDYIESIHYSKPMDIIPLTSVIGGVTGIAHILPYAVSLQDEKKHHVYLKNMLLSDKMSNILPPWAFFVNGIMNTDSLRPTASREAFQENDLFFAVQAELGECIKNYLIDLFENDPKLFERIVRVHYASIKAMAVEDDDLYSLFIKHLSFETSYGDMKMADILRDHSSILITASLDEFRQVARVAKAQNLLVVNGGYVHDLDLVRRVTEVADVEVDILHILEFASRFEELDREEKLYVQPFLEQSDALLDRFQCRSLTRWFEPADIPVLYNTDQETNFLNITDETEKEANPLFADVVRVIRSEMYGQHYARICYNFNNPMVRKVMASHDPELRKAGIELFYTQALLLGNYAMGPTELKMMNESLLKFMNRGLDGVTEVGR; from the coding sequence ATGACTAATATGAACTTTCAAGTGAATTTGCAAGGCATCATAGATTTGTTATCTAATCATCTCTACTCGGACCCTGGCGTGTTTATTCGTGAGCTGCTTCAGAACGGGGTAGATGCGGTTACGGCGCGGAGACGGCTGGGGCAACCTTTTGATGAAACGGTAAAAGTGGAAGTATTTGCGTCTGCTCATACGCTATCGTTCTCTGACAATGGCTGCGGGCTGACGGAATCAGAAATCGAGCAGTTTCTTGCGAGAATCGGCAGCTCCACCAAAAGGGGCGATCAGGACGGCGCAGACGATTTTATCGGTCAGTTTGGCGTTGGTCTGTTGTCTTGTTTCGTTGTGAGTGATGAGATTGTGCTGATTACGCGTTCGGCGCTTGAAGGTGACGCGCTGGAATGGCGCGGGAAGCCGGACGGAACGTACTCGATCAACAAAATCAAACGGAACGTCCCCATTGGGACGACGGTGTTTTTGAAGGCTAAGCCGGAATACGAGGAGTATTTTGAGTATTACCAGGTGAGCGAGCTGCTGGAGAAATACGGGCAGTTTTTGCCGATTCCGATCTTATTAATAGAAGACAAATACGAACGCAAAGTTAACGTCACGAACCCGCCATGGAACATGGACAAGCAAGAAGCGCTGGATTATATCGAAAGTATCCATTACTCCAAGCCTATGGATATTATCCCGTTAACGTCTGTAATTGGCGGTGTTACCGGTATAGCACATATTCTCCCGTATGCGGTTAGTTTGCAGGATGAGAAGAAGCATCATGTGTATTTAAAAAATATGCTCCTATCCGACAAAATGAGCAACATCTTGCCGCCGTGGGCCTTTTTCGTAAATGGCATTATGAATACCGACAGCTTGCGCCCAACGGCGTCTAGGGAAGCTTTTCAGGAGAACGATCTGTTCTTTGCGGTACAAGCGGAGCTTGGGGAATGTATTAAGAACTACTTAATCGACTTATTCGAAAATGATCCGAAGCTGTTCGAACGAATTGTCCGTGTCCACTACGCTTCTATTAAAGCAATGGCCGTGGAGGATGACGATTTGTACTCTTTGTTCATCAAGCATTTGAGCTTCGAGACGTCTTACGGTGATATGAAAATGGCGGATATTTTGCGCGATCATTCGTCGATTTTAATTACGGCTTCACTCGATGAGTTCAGGCAAGTTGCCCGTGTTGCGAAGGCGCAAAATTTGTTGGTCGTAAATGGTGGATATGTCCACGATCTTGATCTTGTGCGGCGTGTAACGGAAGTGGCGGACGTTGAGGTGGATATTCTTCATATTTTGGAATTCGCTAGTCGCTTTGAAGAGCTGGATCGTGAAGAGAAGCTTTATGTGCAGCCGTTTCTCGAACAGTCAGATGCGCTGCTGGACAGATTTCAATGTCGTTCGTTGACTAGATGGTTCGAACCTGCGGATATTCCAGTGTTGTATAACACTGATCAGGAAACGAATTTTTTGAACATAACGGACGAGACTGAAAAAGAGGCGAATCCGCTCTTTGCGGATGTCGTTCGCGTGATTCGAAGTGAAATGTACGGGCAACATTATGCCCGCATTTGTTATAACTTCAACAATCCGATGGTGCGTAAGGTGATGGCTTCTCATGATCCTGAATTGCGGAAGGCTGGCATCGAGCTGTTCTACACGCAAGCTTTGTTGTTAGGCAATTATGCGATGGGGCCGACGGAGCTAAAGATGATGAATGAATCGCTGTTGAAGTTCATGAATCGGGGTCTCGATGGGGTAACAGAGGTGGGGCGATGA
- a CDS encoding transglutaminase-like domain-containing protein, which produces MQLICESNILADYLAATEEIDYHHLSIKETADQLHESTTHEIEFIQQSFAFVRDQINHSIDIQSSRVTCKASEVLYFKEGICYAKSNLLCAILRSKGIPTGFCYQRLTLGDTPDTGYCIHALNAVYIQSLKRWIRVDARGNKKGVDAQFSVDKEQLAFSIREHYGEIDYPTIYVNPNAQTIETLKSHTACADMYLHGLPTEI; this is translated from the coding sequence ATGCAATTAATCTGTGAATCCAACATCTTAGCTGATTACTTGGCAGCCACAGAAGAAATCGACTATCACCATCTCTCTATAAAAGAAACAGCCGACCAACTCCACGAATCCACTACACACGAAATCGAATTCATCCAACAATCATTCGCATTTGTCCGTGACCAAATCAACCACTCCATAGACATTCAAAGCTCACGCGTTACGTGCAAAGCATCCGAGGTACTCTATTTTAAAGAAGGCATCTGCTACGCAAAATCGAACTTGCTATGTGCCATTTTAAGGAGCAAAGGGATTCCTACGGGATTTTGCTATCAAAGACTCACCTTAGGTGACACACCCGATACAGGGTACTGCATTCATGCTCTAAATGCTGTGTACATCCAATCGTTAAAGCGCTGGATCAGAGTAGATGCTCGTGGTAACAAAAAGGGAGTAGACGCACAGTTCTCAGTCGATAAGGAACAGCTGGCTTTTTCGATACGAGAACATTACGGTGAAATTGATTATCCCACCATCTATGTGAATCCTAACGCACAGACAATAGAGACCCTGAAAAGTCATACAGCTTGTGCTGACATGTATCTTCACGGTCTGCCTACAGAGATTTGA
- a CDS encoding helix-turn-helix domain-containing protein: MSRKMTPLGELLQQYRFRANMTLASLDSKVGVSKGSLSRIETGETKKPDFKIVEAVAAVLNIPYAEYVSAYIEIEKKPDILLGILETAVSSPQHAPIAPKIATKFLETEKEDSVELVAKLYSTTNLIEDTSIRISLYKSIVDYSRSHGIMPYIARGLFQTYMIERNDFSKLEVSYQSGKSILAYVGFLSTDEQLKLYYSLANHAYGLMIYNESIEFSRIVIEIDIAKSQLSAHATFNICNCYYYLNDFETSKTYLVLYQNYSYSFVEDNVAFMTGCINGRMGEIDLGINQLEQYVKNTSEFNLVYAVTMLMDLYVCKADFDSARKLLQYVAEMKKSMNNKYTAPDKKARLAYFYQLAGHALLPLDVEQAFDYYLDSAIEYMKIGLYDAAKKVLIPV; encoded by the coding sequence GTGAGCCGCAAAATGACACCTTTGGGAGAACTGCTGCAACAATACAGATTCAGAGCAAATATGACTCTAGCATCTCTAGACAGTAAGGTAGGCGTATCAAAAGGAAGCTTGTCTAGAATTGAAACTGGTGAAACGAAGAAACCGGACTTCAAAATCGTTGAAGCCGTTGCAGCCGTTCTAAACATTCCATATGCGGAATACGTTTCAGCATATATCGAAATAGAAAAGAAACCGGATATCCTGCTAGGAATTTTAGAAACAGCCGTTTCATCTCCACAGCATGCACCAATAGCCCCCAAGATAGCAACTAAATTTCTTGAGACAGAAAAAGAAGACAGTGTAGAATTAGTAGCAAAATTGTATTCAACAACGAATCTCATTGAGGACACCTCTATAAGAATCTCTCTATATAAGAGTATTGTCGACTACTCACGCAGCCATGGTATTATGCCCTATATTGCGCGAGGCTTATTTCAAACCTATATGATTGAACGGAATGATTTCAGCAAGTTAGAGGTTTCTTATCAATCGGGTAAAAGTATATTAGCATATGTTGGTTTCTTAAGTACTGATGAACAGTTAAAGCTTTATTACTCTTTAGCAAATCATGCCTATGGCCTTATGATTTACAACGAATCCATTGAATTTAGTAGAATAGTTATTGAAATCGACATTGCCAAAAGCCAATTAAGTGCCCATGCTACATTTAATATTTGCAACTGTTATTATTATTTAAATGATTTTGAAACAAGTAAAACATATCTTGTTCTGTACCAAAATTATTCATATTCTTTTGTTGAAGACAATGTCGCATTCATGACGGGTTGCATAAACGGACGAATGGGGGAAATTGATTTAGGCATTAATCAATTAGAACAATATGTAAAAAACACATCTGAATTTAATCTTGTGTATGCAGTTACCATGCTTATGGATTTGTATGTATGTAAAGCAGACTTTGATTCTGCTAGAAAGCTACTTCAGTACGTAGCCGAAATGAAAAAATCCATGAATAACAAGTATACTGCACCTGATAAAAAAGCTAGACTAGCGTATTTTTATCAATTGGCTGGGCATGCACTACTACCACTGGATGTCGAACAAGCTTTTGATTATTATTTGGATAGCGCCATAGAGTATATGAAAATAGGACTATATGACGCGGCTAAAAAAGTACTTATTCCAGTATAA
- a CDS encoding helix-turn-helix transcriptional regulator: MNQLKWLIKIRGCRTQQEVALLSGIKRSSYSNIETGRRVPSVRVAKNLGQTLAFKWQRFFEDDYTL; encoded by the coding sequence ATGAATCAGCTAAAATGGCTAATAAAAATCCGAGGATGCAGAACCCAACAGGAAGTAGCTCTATTGTCAGGTATTAAAAGAAGTTCCTACTCGAATATTGAGACAGGAAGACGCGTACCTAGTGTTCGCGTAGCCAAGAATCTTGGACAAACTCTCGCTTTTAAATGGCAGCGCTTTTTTGAAGATGACTACACCCTTTGA
- the htpG gene encoding molecular chaperone HtpG, with product MAKKQFKAESKRLLEMMINSIYTQREIFLRELISNASDAIDKMYYKALTDEQIVFDKENYYVKVTADKANRTLTITDTGIGMTKEELENNLGVIAKSGSLAFKKENEQKDGHNIIGQFGVGFYSAFMVADVVTVISKAFGSDEAFKWESKGADGYTVVPFEKESAGTVITLKIKPNTEDDNYDEYLEEYRLRAIVKKYSDFIRYPIKMDAKGQRPKEGSEEELEEYTEEQTVNSMVPIWRKNKSELTQEDYDNFYAEKRYGFDKPLKHVHISADGAVVYNAIMFIPENTPFDYYTKEYEKGLELYSNGVLIMNKCADLLPDYFGFVKGMVDSEDLSLNISREMLQHDRQLTLIAKNIKSKIKGALQSLLKDEREKYEQFYTAFGKQLKYGVYSDYGTHKDVLQDLIMFYSSAEKKLVTLDEYVSRMPEEQKYIYYASGESIERIEKLPQTEIVSDKGYEILYFTDDIDEFAIKMIMSYKEKEFKSVSSGDLGIEPDADEQSSAEEESENKDLFEHMTAALGDKVKSVRASKRLKTHPVCLSTEGELTIEMEKILKAMPNAQDVKADKVLEININHEVFQSLKDAYATDKEKLNLYTSLLYHQALLIEGLPINDPVEFTNDICKIMV from the coding sequence ATGGCTAAGAAACAGTTTAAAGCAGAATCGAAACGATTGCTCGAAATGATGATCAACTCCATTTACACGCAGCGCGAAATCTTTTTACGTGAACTCATTTCCAATGCAAGTGATGCGATCGACAAAATGTATTACAAAGCGCTGACGGATGAGCAAATCGTGTTCGACAAAGAGAACTATTATGTGAAAGTGACCGCAGATAAAGCGAATAGAACGTTGACGATCACGGATACAGGAATCGGGATGACGAAGGAAGAGCTTGAAAATAACTTGGGCGTCATCGCCAAGAGCGGCTCGTTAGCCTTTAAGAAAGAAAATGAGCAGAAAGACGGACACAACATTATCGGCCAATTCGGGGTCGGATTTTATTCTGCCTTTATGGTGGCGGATGTTGTTACGGTAATAAGCAAGGCGTTTGGCAGTGATGAGGCATTCAAGTGGGAGTCCAAGGGTGCAGATGGCTATACAGTCGTGCCATTTGAGAAGGAGTCTGCTGGAACTGTCATTACGTTGAAAATTAAACCGAACACCGAAGATGATAACTACGATGAGTATTTGGAAGAGTATCGTTTAAGAGCGATCGTTAAAAAATATTCTGATTTTATTCGTTATCCAATTAAGATGGATGCCAAAGGTCAAAGACCTAAAGAAGGCAGCGAGGAAGAGCTTGAGGAGTATACCGAGGAACAAACGGTAAATAGCATGGTGCCGATCTGGCGGAAAAATAAGAGCGAGCTAACTCAAGAAGATTACGATAACTTCTATGCAGAAAAGCGCTACGGCTTTGATAAGCCGCTTAAGCATGTTCATATTAGTGCTGACGGTGCGGTTGTCTATAACGCGATTATGTTTATTCCGGAAAATACACCATTTGACTATTACACGAAGGAATACGAAAAAGGTTTGGAGTTGTATTCGAACGGCGTATTGATTATGAACAAGTGTGCGGACTTGCTGCCTGACTATTTTGGCTTTGTCAAAGGGATGGTCGATTCTGAGGATTTGTCGCTTAACATTTCCCGTGAAATGTTGCAGCATGATCGTCAATTGACTCTGATTGCAAAGAACATTAAGAGCAAGATCAAAGGTGCGTTGCAAAGCTTGTTGAAGGACGAAAGAGAAAAGTACGAGCAATTTTACACGGCTTTCGGCAAACAATTGAAATACGGCGTATACAGCGATTACGGTACGCACAAAGACGTTTTACAAGACTTGATCATGTTCTACTCGTCGGCGGAGAAGAAGCTAGTTACGTTGGATGAGTATGTGTCGAGAATGCCGGAAGAGCAAAAATATATTTATTATGCGTCTGGTGAATCGATTGAACGTATCGAGAAGCTTCCGCAGACGGAGATCGTATCGGATAAAGGATATGAAATTTTATATTTCACGGACGATATTGATGAGTTCGCAATCAAGATGATCATGTCCTACAAAGAGAAAGAATTTAAGTCCGTATCGAGCGGTGATCTAGGTATTGAACCGGATGCAGATGAGCAATCGTCTGCGGAAGAAGAAAGCGAGAACAAGGATCTGTTCGAGCATATGACGGCTGCGCTGGGTGACAAAGTGAAAAGCGTCCGCGCGTCGAAACGCTTGAAGACGCATCCGGTATGCTTGTCTACTGAAGGCGAACTGACGATTGAGATGGAAAAAATATTGAAAGCAATGCCGAACGCACAAGATGTGAAGGCGGACAAGGTGCTGGAAATTAACATCAACCATGAGGTGTTCCAATCGCTGAAGGATGCTTATGCGACGGATAAAGAGAAGCTGAATTTGTACACGAGTTTGTTGTACCATCAAGCGTTGCTGATCGAGGGCTTGCCGATCAATGATCCGGTTGAATTTACGAATGATATTTGCAAAATCATGGTGTAA